Within Spinacia oleracea cultivar Varoflay chromosome 4, BTI_SOV_V1, whole genome shotgun sequence, the genomic segment gtcgatttttgacaggtctaggtGTAACAAACAAAGCAACTGCTAATTGCTAACAAACAAAGCAACACCAATGCTGCTTATCATCCAGAAGATGCAGCTTGGACAAAATTTATTGCTTGATTCAGAGGAAATACCCTGACCACGACTTATATTGTGAGAATTGGTGCAAGCAGGAGCTTGAGTTGATCCACAAAGACTGCATTGCCCTCAAAACTTGAGTTCCCAAAGCTCTGAAACTGCACGCCAAAAAATCATTCCCGTGCTCTGAAACTGCACGCCAACAAATTGCCCTCAAAACTTGAGTTCCCGTGCAAATGATTATGTGCCACACtaaattttgaaagaaatgtTAAACTATTAAGCGATGAATCCATACAAATCATTCAAGGATAAATCTAATACTTGAAATTGTATCAGGGATATTTCCAGTGATGTTATTCCTGCTCAAATCTAACACATGGAGTTGCTTCAACCTTCCAATTTTTGCACGGTTGCAGGGTTGTTAAAGCCCCTGACAAGTTCACCAAGCTGATGTTTGACAAACCAAGGAATGAAAGGTTCCTAAAACTATGGGGTAATTCACCAGTTAACTCGTTCTTATCAAGGCTCAATATTTTCAACTTATTACAGCTAGACAGTGAAGCTGGTATTGAACCATTGAGAAAATTGCTACCTAAATTAAGCACCTTTAGATCTGATAGTCTAGTAAAATCAAGGTTGACATTGCCTTCGAAAGAATTGTTTCTTAGATCAAGCACTTGAAGCATGGAGCATTTAGACAGGCTTACAGGTAATAACCCAGAgaacaaatttgaatgcgcaACTAATTGCTCCAGTTTTGTAAGGTTACCTAGAACATCAGGAAAAGAAATCACTAAGATTCTAAGGTTAGGGTTCTGACTGACTTCCTCACTTATTTGTCCATAGAAATTATTAGCAGAGATTGAGAGCTGCTCCAATGAAGTCATGGTATTGATAAAGCTCACCATACAATAAATTGTAATCAGCATGAAACTGCTCAAGAGTTGTGCAGTTCTCTAAGCTGTCAAGCATACCAGTGAAATTATTCACTACCCTGATTGTACTTGAACTGCAGATACGAGGTTTTAGTTATTGCTTACGTTAAACACGCTCATGTTTTAGAAGAGAATCCCAAAATCAAAGATTGCTGGAAAATGCCACCAGAGAGCTTGTTCTGACTAATATCGAGAAAAACCAGTTGTTGCAAATAGGAAAACTCGATAGGCAATTCACCTTCTAGGTAATTTCCAGAAAGATCAAGAACCTCCAACTCAGTCCAACTTACCAATGGACTGTGATATTGCTCCTGTAAGGCCCTTGTTCCGCAGAATCAACTTAATCACTCTACTTGCTGATGCATCATCATTAGCTTTACAGGTAACACCATCCCATTTACAACAACTGAGGGTGTGAGCCCAAGTTGTAATTACTTTCCCATTTGTGACATtactaaatattaaattatgttCACTTGTTTAGAAACTTTACCAAGCTCTGTTGCACTTCTTTATACCAGTAAGAACAAAAGTGAAGGAATGCTACAAATTACAATCAGCCATTAATTTCAGCCAAATCCGATAGATATTTGCTTCAATACATCAACTTGAGAGGCAAAGCTCTTACAAAGCAACACTAAGGAGAATGAAACTCAAAATGTGATTCCAAAGTCACACACCAACACCATGAAGCAAGCAACTTATTGAGTGAATAGCATATTTCATTTGACCCCATTCAAGAGAAGATCCTAGGCTGTATGATGACAAAGTGGTCAAAGCACTTAAACAAATCCCCCCCAGGTAAGAATTACTTTGCAATTACCAGGAAGATTACTCAAAGAAAACCCTAAACTATCAAGCATCTAAATTGAACAAATCCCTCTGACTAACTTTCAATTGATGGTAGCACAATACCCACCTCATTTACTAACTTTAACCATACTTGTGCATTGACGGGCATGAAAGTCAAAGTACTGCAGCAAAGAGCCAAAACTACATACTCTAGTTAATCTCATGTGTTCATCAAGAACACATgatttcatttgcatttcatTTTTCACCAAAAGATGAAAATGTCAAACAATTAATTCCCTTCTTTTTGCttaattaattcaaaaatatattaattcaaGGGTCGATCTTTTCTTTTGGGGTCGAaattatttgcatattttatctTGAGTACTAGCTCTTTGTTTCATATACTAAAATCTTTTGGTTCCTAGCTTCAAAATTAACGGTATTTGCAGATACCCTTTCTTCGAAACACCATCACAACCAGATTCAATCCACACAACGCACAGCTCGTGAACAATTTCACCATTCAGACCAATGAGAAAACACCCTCTCCACTTACCAGACAGTTATCACTTATCACTATCCAGGTAGCCTATGTTTTCTCTGAAGAAACCTTCAGGATCTGCTTTAATCTGCCTGAAAACAATCTTTATCAAAAAACTATCTATACAAGATCAGCAGTCAGTCATTGTGCATCTTGAAGATATCAACTCCCCAGAAATGGTAAGATTGGTGGTCGTTTATGTGTCCAGAAAAAGGGGGGCCAAGTTTTGTGTTGCGAGTCGGTTGTTTGATATGAACACTACCCTGGGAGAATAGTTGTGACAAGTAGAACGAACCGGTAATAGCCCTTTCCTAACACCAAATTAATTATAGAAACAGAGCATATTAGGAAAGTATTTGTGGATTGGTTAGTTTAATCTGTCCCTCAGTCCCCATTCTCTTCCTATAATTTCCATCTTTTCATTTATCCAAACTGGAAGCCTTCACAATTAGGAAAGATGACTATAAATTCAAAAGGCTATTGTAAGTAACTCTGGTAATGCGAAATtacaaatgaaaaagaaaaagaagattaATCCTCAGCTGGAGCAGGGGCTGTGGCTGAAGGTGGAGGTTGAGGTTGATCTTCACCAGATGAGCCGTTGTTTGCCTTCCTTTCCTGCCATTTTCCCCATGCCCACTTCAACACTATGAATCCTCCAAGAGCATATATCTGTCAAAACGTTAAAGTCATCAACTCTGAAACTCACACTAGTAAGTAGTAAGTTGTCAATTACGACAACCAAAGTGCAAATTCCATCAATGGGTGGGAACTGGGAAGTCAAGACTCTTTAACATTTATACAACATGTTACATGTGCAAATCTTGGGTGAGACGGTCTCAAACAAGCTAATAGTGAGATGTTAAAAACTTGCCATCAAAGAAAAGTTACAAAGTCCCCTTTTAGTTCGTCTCAAAAAGGTTTCCTGAGACTTTCATAAACATTAGTCAAAGCTTCCATAATATGCTTTGTTCTCTCACCTGGACAATTTAAGTCACAACTAACATAAGCTATGATAATTTCAAATAGGCTCCAATAAGTTTAGGCAATAAAAGTTCAAACAAGTACTTTACAGTGAAATGAATGAAGCCTAAGGTGACAAGTGTTAATATGTAGAACGCTAATTCCCACCATTTAAGTTGCGCCGTGTAAAATCTTGCAAATAGGTAATCACTATAAGAGCATCTctaatggttgtagctaggcactagcttgaaaattataaaagtttcaagctaatagctagaccattagagtgcaaatattaaattagcttggccaagcaaattagcttgtttaagctaatttgcttgacaactagctcccaaagttgtcaaataattaattgacaagtgggacaagtgaaactaatttaattaacaAGCTAGTTGCTATCCATTAGAGcacaaattagctagacaatgAAATAGCTTGAATtcttatgtggcataacaaactaattgtcaaattagcttactattggagatgctctaactCGCCATCTTAagtttcaaaaaaaagaaaagaaaaaactcTTCTTAACAAATCTCCAACTGCGACAGTGCACATACTATCGATTTCAGAAGTAAAAGTAATCAATTATCAAAGTTCAATGGATCTTTGGTCTAGGTATGGTGGTTTTCGTATAATTGACAACTTCCCCTATTAACTCTATATATTTTCCAGCCCAATGTCAAACGTCATCAATCATCACCAATACATATCATAAAAAGAGGCGCTAAAATCACTGCAGATagatttcaaacctcaaatcttCGTACAAACCCCCTAAATGTTTTTCCATGTAACCTACATTCAGATTAGCATTTGCACCTATTGAATTTGCATAAtcataaaaagaaaagaagatcaTGTAATTGACAACAATGATGTTACATAAGCCTCTCACGGGTCCAACAAATCCTTCTTCCATCCGGGTTGGTTGGTAACATTGTTCGTTCAAATTACACTATCATCGTAACTATTAAAACCTGACTCGGCTTGAACAAGTAGTGAATTGGTCCCTAACCATTTCACAAGGCAATCAATCTCAGAAAATATGGACCACCAACTCTCTATAGTCAACAAACCAAAATATCCAACAGCAAATCACAGAATCGACGATCATACTCTTTACAAATAATACAAATAAATATTTCTTAACCCAATCAAATTACCAACTAATCATTTCTTAACCCAATCAAATTACCAACTAATCATTTCTTAACATAGTTAAATTACCAACTAATCATTTCTTAACCCAATTCAATCTCGTTTTAATTGCACAGATAAACACAAAGATTGAATCCATTTCACTCAAAACACAAATCCAACAGTACCCTTGTCCATAATAACAGTCTTAAttacataaaaaaaacataacccGAATCCCAAATTTaggaattaataaaaaaaatatacccagaaagtgaacaaaaatcaaaaagaaaaatacCTGCCAAAGAATTAAAGGATTAGTATCCTCTTGAGCATCTTCATTCTCGAGCTTCAATGGAGCAACTTCAGGCTGAGTCGCAGGAAACCTCACAACATCTGGGGTTTTAGTATAGCTTCCAGAACCTTCTTCTCCATCAACCCTTTTCACAGATTTCTCACTATCACccttatttttaatattattaaaggGTTGTAGTAAAAACTTTGGAATAAGAGACAAGAAGAAGAAAGGATTGTTTTGTTCTTGCCGCGACGCTTCAGGGTTTCCGGTTGTTACAGCGGTGGTGTGTTGTCCTTCTGCCATTTCTACAGCGGTGTTAACGGAGACGATAGGCGGTGTACGGTGGTTGACTGACTATCTTGATGAACGGCGTGGAAGGGTCTTGATCAGGGTTGTAGGATATTCAGAGAATGAATTTAAACCATAAAGTTTTATATTgggtatttttataattttgttgGGCTGAAAACTGAAATGGGTCTACTTGGCTCTATCACATTCTATTCTTAGTCTTATCTGAGTGAAATCTTGTTTGCTCCCTTCCTATTTTTATAAGAGTCACATATTGTTTGGGCATAAGTATTAATTAAGTATAGTTAAATTTGATATAATAATAATGTAAGTGGGGTAGTTTATAAtaaagaaatatatatatatatatatatatatataaaacaagATGGGTGTAAATATAACTAAAAATGGAATTATTTTATGATTTAAATGGGCTCGTAGGAAAGTACTCCTtcatattttaaaaatagataCATTTTCCTTAAACAACAacattttaaaaagagatactccgtacaattttcttttttgacatGTCTCGGTCTCCACttctaattatattaatatttctctctttcttgtggtcccaacacttaggccctgtttagttcaccttatttctcttgatctgatctgaacttattttttctgatctggtctgatctggtctggtctgatctgatctgatctggtttgatctgatctgattcttcataattaagtttaaacaaaaatctacatttattaatattaaacgacttacgtgtaaaataaatgttacacaaatttataatattgttattatttatttgactttgctcatgatttaactattccttatattagatagacctagacatgatttagatagatcggttatgatctagacatataatTTCTGAACGggatatgatctgtacagatcagttctgctcTGGATATGATTTGTACATATCTGTTCTGGACATGATCAGtaatgatctggacatgatctgtacagaccagttctgatctgtacatgatctgtacagtccagttctgatctagacatgatctgtacagatcagttatgatctagacatatcaGTTCTGTTGtaaacatgatctgtacagttcagttctgatctgttcatgatctgtacagactagttatgatctggtcatgatcagTACAATTCAattttgatatggacatgatctttgcagatcaattctgatctgaacataatctgtagagtcgatatctagacctgttataatctggacatatcgattttgatctggacatgatctgtacaaatcggttttgatctaAACCTATTGGTTATGTAAGGATCGATTttgatgtagacaagatctttgcagatttgaacatgatctggacatgatctgtaaagatcagttatgatctggatattataTGATCCTATCAGTTATGGTCtagatatataatggttctgatctataaaaaatcaattttgataTAGACATAACCTGGtcatatcgtttctgatctggacttaatggttttaatttggacatgatgaatttgaatgtgttgttaatgttttttttatgccttaagtaatagattttaattgcacaGACAACaacgttcttttttttttattaaagcaataatagtaataaaatattaaatataataacaatataatgatataaatatataataataataataataataataataataataataatgatgatgattataataataataataataataataataataataataataataataataataataataataataataataataataatcatcatcatcataatgatcagatctgatctgatctggtctggtctggtctggtctgatctgatctgatatgaacttattttttctgatctggtctgtctgatctgatctgatctgattaaatatgaaataagtaataaggtcctgaaataaggtgaactaaacatggCCTTACACACATCATCATTTTACtataataactaaataaataactcactcactaccccactttcatcttatctctattatataagccaagaggggaGAGTTATTTTCGTAATCACGCTTTTGGTTTCCACCAACTAAAAGACGAAAATACCCTCAGCTCTTCACAATTACATATTAATGTAAatctgattatttattattttaacaaactgattaattaaatgtttattacttattatttacatttctTACATACATAGATTTTTTTATTGATGCAATAATTGTGATTAGTTAAATATGAACTTAGATTGCAAAATTGACCTATAGCATGACCTTAATGTTTTTAAATATGAACTTGCGAATATTTTTGTGTCTAATATTTATTGTGATTAGTTGTAAtaatacaattttaagttttttaaataatttcgcacgcatcgcgtgcatataacaTTAGTATTAATAATttcaactcactctcctaaaactacgtgtcggtcaaagtgtatcttttttttaaatactgagggagtaaaaaataataaacaattagaGAGTGGgtgtaaaagttacaaaaaaatggaaGTCCTAAAAAAATACGACCCGAAGTAGTAATTGTGACTCccaaaaaaaatacggaggcaGTAACTCGTAAGGGTGTTTTCTTTTCGCCGGATgatatttgaacttatctggaTTTATTGGAAAGATTAATCCAGAATGACCTAATAGTTAATGATCAAACCTGATTGAATCATATTGGATCTGATCAGACTTGATTTCAAGATAGTCAACTTGTACACCTGATTAAAATTTATAGGACCTAATTGACATGATAAGACCTGGTtgcaacttatctgaacttattagacctGAATCTTTTGTTTTTAAGATGAAGAGGATGCATCCTAAGTAGTGGTAGAAAACAAGTCATTTGGTTCTAGCACGGTCCACAGGTCCTATCTATTCGAGTTGGCGTTTTTGTCTATGAAGTTGAGCATATATTTCAGGAAAATAGTTCAGTTTGTGCCACACTCAATTTTTCG encodes:
- the LOC110798755 gene encoding uncharacterized protein — protein: MAEGQHTTAVTTGNPEASRQEQNNPFFFLSLIPKFLLQPFNNIKNKGDSEKSVKRVDGEEGSGSYTKTPDVVRFPATQPEVAPLKLENEDAQEDTNPLILWQIYALGGFIVLKWAWGKWQERKANNGSSGEDQPQPPPSATAPAPAED